A genomic window from Halorubrum lacusprofundi ATCC 49239 includes:
- a CDS encoding universal stress protein: protein MSYLVATDGSTESDKAIRYAARQAVAFYETLVIAHVLTPDSELIDGTLILPGEEAAVEAGEDILSNARRLADEAVGDESIDIETQLLTGRPADAITGYAREQPVDAIYVGHRGLSEEREQVVGSVAKSVVDKANVPVTVIR from the coding sequence ATGAGCTATCTTGTTGCAACCGACGGATCGACCGAGAGCGACAAAGCCATCCGGTACGCCGCGCGGCAGGCGGTCGCGTTCTACGAGACGCTGGTGATCGCCCACGTGTTAACGCCCGACTCGGAGCTCATCGATGGGACGCTCATCCTCCCGGGCGAGGAGGCCGCCGTCGAGGCTGGCGAGGATATTCTCTCGAACGCCCGACGGCTCGCCGACGAGGCGGTCGGCGACGAGTCGATCGACATCGAGACGCAGTTGCTCACCGGACGGCCAGCCGATGCAATCACCGGGTACGCCCGTGAACAGCCGGTCGACGCCATCTACGTCGGCCACCGCGGGCTGAGCGAGGAGCGCGAGCAGGTCGTCGGCAGCGTCGCGAAGAGCGTCGTCGACAAGGCCAACGTGCCCGTGACGGTGATCCGGTAG
- a CDS encoding sulfurtransferase — translation MTDDVLVTADWVESNLDAFQDDDSDLRLVEINNPTVTDESEYTPYEEGHIPGALNFEWDEVFTDETERDIVSKADFAERNGAAGIDADTTVVVYGGGRVPNWFALFGYWIYTYYGHDDVRVIDGGKGYWVDNDYPLSTEAPDFTSREYEARGPFESVRAYKDDIDKAIEEGIPMVDVRSPEEFSGEVIAPEGLNETAQRGGHIPGASNVPIGTTLNEDGTFKSADELRELYADAGVDGDESTITYCRVGERSSIEWFLLHELLGYDDVRNYDGSWTEWGNLVGAPIETGE, via the coding sequence ATGACGGATGATGTACTCGTCACGGCGGATTGGGTGGAATCGAACCTCGACGCGTTCCAGGACGACGACTCGGACCTCCGGCTCGTCGAGATCAACAACCCGACCGTCACCGACGAGTCGGAGTATACGCCCTACGAAGAGGGCCACATCCCGGGCGCGCTGAACTTCGAGTGGGACGAGGTCTTCACCGATGAGACGGAGCGCGACATCGTCTCGAAGGCGGACTTCGCCGAGCGAAACGGCGCGGCCGGCATCGACGCCGACACGACGGTCGTGGTGTACGGCGGCGGTCGCGTCCCGAACTGGTTCGCGCTGTTCGGCTACTGGATCTACACGTACTACGGCCACGACGACGTGCGCGTGATCGACGGCGGGAAGGGGTACTGGGTCGACAACGACTACCCGCTCTCCACCGAGGCGCCCGACTTCACGTCCCGCGAGTACGAGGCCCGCGGTCCCTTCGAGAGCGTCCGCGCGTACAAGGACGACATCGACAAGGCGATCGAGGAGGGGATTCCGATGGTCGACGTGCGCTCGCCCGAGGAGTTCTCCGGCGAGGTCATCGCCCCCGAGGGGCTCAACGAGACGGCCCAGCGCGGCGGCCACATCCCCGGCGCGAGCAACGTCCCGATCGGGACCACCCTGAACGAGGACGGCACGTTCAAGAGCGCCGACGAGCTCCGCGAGCTGTACGCGGACGCCGGCGTCGACGGCGACGAGTCGACGATCACCTACTGCCGCGTCGGCGAGCGCTCGTCGATCGAGTGGTTCCTGCTCCACGAGCTGCTCGGCTACGACGACGTTCGCAACTACGACGGCTCGTGGACCGAGTGGGGGAACCTCGTCGGAGCGCCGATCGAGACCGGCGAGTAA
- a CDS encoding 5,10-methylenetetrahydromethanopterin reductase, producing the protein MLGIELTPEHDLHRLVDLGVRAEAAGYDAVYSTCHYNNRDPWAFLSQLATATDSVRLGPGVANPYETHPVTLASRVATLDELSEGRAVFGLGPGDPSTLRNLGLEDERGLRPVLEAFKTAQKLWAGERVDHEGTFDAAGAGLNYEPPQGADIPVHVGGEGPHMCRMAAKHADGLLFNGSHPKDLAWAREQADDGLADRPDHRGDFDLIAYAAVSVAEDEAAAREAARPPVAFIAGGAAPPVLKRHGIDPAAASEVGDRVSAGEFSAAFERVTPEMIDAFCMAGTPEIVRERAAAVAEHADGLVVGSPLGPDLEGAVDLAAEAVDGLF; encoded by the coding sequence ATGCTCGGTATCGAACTCACCCCCGAACACGACCTGCACCGCCTCGTCGACCTCGGCGTCCGCGCCGAGGCAGCCGGCTACGACGCCGTCTACTCGACGTGTCACTACAACAACCGCGACCCGTGGGCGTTCCTCTCGCAGCTGGCGACCGCCACGGACTCGGTCCGGCTTGGCCCGGGCGTCGCCAACCCCTACGAGACCCACCCGGTGACGCTCGCCTCGCGAGTCGCCACCCTCGACGAGCTGTCGGAGGGCCGCGCCGTCTTCGGGCTCGGCCCGGGCGACCCCTCGACGCTCCGGAACCTCGGGCTCGAAGACGAGCGCGGGCTCCGCCCCGTCTTAGAGGCGTTCAAGACCGCCCAGAAGCTCTGGGCCGGCGAGCGCGTCGACCACGAGGGCACCTTCGACGCCGCGGGCGCCGGACTCAACTACGAGCCCCCGCAGGGCGCCGACATTCCGGTCCACGTCGGCGGCGAGGGCCCGCACATGTGCCGGATGGCCGCGAAACACGCCGACGGGCTGCTGTTCAACGGCTCGCATCCGAAGGACCTCGCGTGGGCTCGCGAGCAGGCCGACGACGGGCTTGCCGATCGACCTGACCATCGCGGCGACTTCGATCTGATCGCCTACGCCGCGGTCTCGGTCGCCGAAGACGAGGCGGCGGCCCGCGAAGCCGCCCGCCCGCCGGTCGCGTTCATCGCCGGGGGCGCGGCGCCGCCCGTCTTGAAGCGTCACGGCATCGACCCGGCCGCCGCCAGCGAGGTCGGCGACCGCGTCTCGGCCGGCGAGTTCTCCGCGGCCTTCGAGCGCGTGACCCCCGAGATGATCGACGCGTTCTGCATGGCGGGCACCCCCGAGATCGTCCGCGAGCGCGCCGCCGCCGTCGCCGAGCACGCCGACGGCCTCGTGGTCGGGTCGCCGCTCGGCCCGGACCTGGAAGGCGCGGTCGACCTCGCGGCCGAGGCCGTCGACGGCCTCTTTTAA
- a CDS encoding coenzyme F420-0:L-glutamate ligase: MELFAVPGLPEIRDGDDLAAMIDERVDLREGDVVVVASTVVSKAEGRTFDLSDFPASERAEAVADRLAEIAGEEKDPRFAQAVIEESTELIMEAPFLLTATRFGHIGVNAGIDQSNVPDGDLLLLPERPSESAARIREGIAADRVVVSDTCGRPFRHGQRGVAIGWAGLPASRDWRGERDRDGREMGVTVQNVIDELASAANLVAGEGDGGTPVVVVRDWEFGDHDGSDNHFREVEGDFVRQALRQWTFDD, encoded by the coding sequence ATGGAGCTGTTCGCCGTTCCGGGCCTCCCGGAGATCCGGGACGGAGACGATCTGGCGGCCATGATCGACGAGCGCGTCGACCTCCGCGAGGGCGACGTGGTCGTCGTCGCCAGCACGGTCGTCTCCAAGGCGGAGGGGCGGACCTTCGACCTCTCGGACTTCCCGGCGAGCGAGCGCGCGGAGGCGGTCGCCGACCGGCTCGCCGAAATCGCCGGCGAGGAGAAGGACCCGCGCTTCGCGCAGGCCGTCATCGAGGAGTCGACGGAGCTGATCATGGAGGCGCCGTTCCTCCTCACTGCGACCCGCTTCGGCCACATCGGCGTCAACGCCGGAATCGACCAGTCGAACGTCCCCGACGGCGACCTACTGCTGCTCCCGGAGCGCCCCTCCGAGAGCGCGGCGCGCATTCGCGAGGGGATCGCGGCCGACCGCGTCGTCGTCAGCGACACCTGCGGGCGCCCGTTCAGACACGGCCAGCGCGGGGTCGCGATCGGCTGGGCCGGGCTCCCGGCCAGCCGCGACTGGCGCGGCGAGCGCGACCGCGACGGCCGCGAGATGGGCGTCACCGTCCAGAACGTGATCGACGAACTCGCGTCGGCCGCCAACCTCGTCGCCGGCGAGGGCGACGGCGGCACCCCGGTCGTCGTCGTCCGCGACTGGGAATTCGGCGACCACGACGGCTCGGACAACCACTTCCGCGAGGTCGAGGGCGACTTCGTGCGGCAGGCCCTCCGGCAGTGGACATTCGACGACTAA
- a CDS encoding site-2 protease family protein translates to MNALTDLFAENTLLWVLTGVLAYSAAAMWLRNRGALPDSVRVSGPVLTLRTLRGRAFLDRLAAPKRLWRAVANLGLGGALVAMVGSFILILSSALSAIRTVQPSAIQQPQNFLIIPGVNDFLPLSVAPEIVAGLAVAMVVHEGAHGLLCRVEGIDIESMGLVFFTFLPVGAFVEPNEEATQEVSRGARARMFAAGVTANTVLTVLVFALLFGPVVGAIAPAPGYAVGEVTPESPAAAADIAHGDRLVAVAGTPVDTADEFEAAIADAGETVSVTADDGDGERTVEVERRLHVIGSAGGNPLGVTIESEPVAITSVNGESVATEQQFLDAVGDAERATVTVDADGAANATIDSETTEIPIGAYALGVQEDGPLHAEGAPLGEPLTIVSIDGERVRNNDELSAVLGEREPGTTAEVVAYDADDERVSYDVELDSHPNRDGGFIGVGVFPGSSGLALDDFGVSEYPAGAYLELLGGDGGEGATNGLALTGLTDSPLGLVFASLILPLGSLFGLPFNFAGFTGEMTNFYVVEGAFAAFGGGTFLLANLLFWTGWINIQLALFNCLPAFPLDGGRILRMVAEAVVSRVPISDRHAAVRTITVSSGLVMLAGLIMMIFGNQILGALGLL, encoded by the coding sequence ATGAACGCCCTGACGGACCTGTTCGCCGAGAACACGCTGTTGTGGGTCCTCACGGGGGTCCTCGCGTACTCCGCGGCCGCGATGTGGCTTCGGAACCGCGGGGCCCTCCCCGACTCTGTCCGCGTCTCCGGACCTGTATTGACCCTCCGCACCCTCCGTGGTCGAGCGTTCCTCGACCGGCTCGCCGCGCCGAAGCGTCTCTGGCGGGCCGTCGCGAACCTCGGACTCGGCGGTGCGCTCGTCGCGATGGTGGGATCGTTCATCCTCATCCTCTCATCGGCGCTCTCGGCGATTCGCACCGTCCAGCCCTCCGCGATCCAACAGCCGCAGAACTTCCTCATTATCCCCGGCGTGAACGACTTCCTCCCCCTGTCGGTCGCACCCGAGATCGTCGCCGGGCTCGCGGTCGCGATGGTCGTCCACGAGGGGGCACACGGCCTGCTGTGCCGCGTCGAGGGGATCGACATCGAGTCGATGGGGCTCGTCTTCTTCACGTTCCTCCCCGTCGGCGCCTTCGTCGAGCCGAACGAGGAGGCGACCCAGGAGGTCTCCCGCGGCGCCCGTGCCCGGATGTTCGCCGCCGGCGTCACCGCGAACACGGTCCTCACGGTCCTCGTCTTCGCGCTGCTTTTCGGTCCGGTCGTCGGCGCCATCGCGCCGGCGCCCGGCTACGCCGTTGGCGAGGTGACCCCCGAGTCGCCGGCCGCAGCGGCCGATATCGCGCACGGCGACCGGTTGGTCGCGGTCGCGGGGACGCCGGTCGACACCGCGGACGAGTTCGAGGCCGCGATCGCCGACGCCGGCGAGACGGTGAGCGTCACGGCCGACGACGGTGACGGAGAGCGGACCGTCGAGGTTGAGCGCCGGCTCCACGTGATCGGGTCCGCAGGTGGGAACCCGCTCGGCGTGACGATCGAGTCGGAGCCGGTGGCGATCACGTCCGTCAACGGCGAGTCCGTGGCGACCGAGCAACAGTTCCTCGACGCCGTCGGCGACGCCGAGCGCGCGACGGTGACCGTCGACGCCGACGGCGCGGCCAACGCCACGATCGATTCCGAGACGACCGAGATCCCGATCGGTGCGTACGCCCTCGGCGTGCAGGAGGACGGGCCGCTTCACGCCGAGGGTGCGCCCCTCGGTGAGCCGCTGACGATCGTCTCGATCGACGGGGAGCGCGTCCGGAATAACGACGAGCTCTCGGCAGTGCTCGGCGAGCGCGAGCCCGGAACGACCGCCGAGGTCGTCGCGTACGACGCCGACGACGAGCGCGTCAGCTACGACGTTGAGCTCGACTCGCACCCGAACCGCGACGGCGGGTTCATCGGCGTGGGCGTCTTCCCCGGCTCCAGCGGACTCGCGCTCGACGACTTCGGCGTCTCGGAGTACCCGGCCGGCGCGTACCTCGAACTGCTCGGCGGCGACGGCGGCGAGGGTGCGACCAACGGGCTCGCGCTCACCGGGCTCACGGACTCCCCGCTCGGGCTCGTGTTCGCCTCGCTCATCCTCCCGCTCGGCAGCCTGTTCGGGCTCCCGTTCAACTTCGCGGGATTCACCGGCGAGATGACCAACTTCTACGTGGTTGAGGGCGCGTTCGCCGCCTTCGGCGGCGGGACGTTCCTGCTCGCGAACCTCCTCTTCTGGACCGGGTGGATCAACATCCAGCTCGCGCTGTTCAACTGCCTGCCGGCGTTCCCGCTCGACGGGGGCCGCATCCTTCGGATGGTCGCCGAGGCGGTGGTCAGCCGGGTCCCGATCTCCGACCGGCATGCCGCGGTCCGAACGATCACAGTCTCCTCCGGGCTCGTGATGCTCGCCGGGCTGATCATGATGATCTTCGGCAACCAGATCCTCGGGGCGCTCGGGCTGCTCTAG
- a CDS encoding TIGR00300 family protein has translation MSHSRTVEIEGHIIDSGTMQRCFGAVMDLGGSFDVEQFDVGKHEDVESYCRMAVSADDPETLQAILHELHQNGAVLENPTDVELVAAPADKVVPPNFYSTTNHPTEVLYDGEWIDVERIEMDCALIVEPDGGPDGDPRAYTKVLNAVEEDDLVATDQSGIRVNPPERPRSGGGAFGFMQGGVSSERPSESTIREVAEELREVTEAGGNVMVVAGPAVIHSGAGDALAELVEAGYVDALSAGNGFATHDLERSLYGTSLGMDVETLEHPRKGHKHHIWTISEIIRAGGIEAAVEDGIIGEGVMYQCVQNDVDTVLAGSIRDDGPLPDTITDAVEAQNAIRDQAHDADIVLMLATLLHSVAVGNCLPSTTKTVCVDINPATVTQLLDRGSAQAVGMVTDIGTFVPTLAEFVLEGEEAGANDEAAITEDSDA, from the coding sequence ATGAGCCACTCACGCACCGTCGAAATCGAGGGCCACATCATCGACAGCGGGACGATGCAGCGCTGTTTCGGCGCGGTGATGGATCTCGGCGGCTCCTTCGACGTCGAGCAGTTCGACGTGGGAAAACACGAAGATGTGGAGTCGTACTGCCGGATGGCGGTGTCGGCCGACGACCCGGAGACGCTCCAAGCGATCCTCCACGAGCTCCACCAGAACGGCGCGGTGCTGGAGAACCCGACCGACGTGGAACTCGTGGCGGCGCCCGCGGACAAAGTCGTCCCGCCGAACTTCTACTCCACCACAAACCACCCGACAGAGGTGCTGTACGACGGCGAGTGGATCGACGTCGAGCGGATCGAGATGGACTGCGCGCTGATCGTGGAACCCGACGGCGGTCCGGATGGGGATCCCCGAGCGTACACGAAGGTGCTCAACGCGGTCGAGGAGGATGATCTCGTCGCGACCGACCAGTCCGGAATCCGCGTGAACCCTCCCGAGCGCCCGCGCAGCGGGGGCGGCGCGTTCGGCTTCATGCAGGGCGGCGTCTCCTCTGAGCGCCCCTCGGAGTCGACGATCCGAGAGGTCGCCGAGGAGCTCCGCGAGGTGACCGAGGCCGGCGGGAACGTGATGGTCGTCGCCGGCCCCGCGGTGATCCACTCGGGAGCGGGCGACGCGCTCGCCGAGCTGGTCGAGGCAGGCTACGTCGACGCGCTCTCGGCGGGCAACGGCTTCGCCACCCACGACCTCGAGCGCTCGCTGTACGGCACCTCGCTCGGGATGGACGTGGAGACGCTCGAACACCCGCGGAAGGGCCACAAACACCACATCTGGACCATCTCGGAGATCATCCGCGCGGGCGGGATCGAAGCCGCCGTCGAGGACGGGATCATCGGCGAGGGCGTGATGTACCAGTGCGTGCAAAACGATGTCGACACCGTGCTTGCGGGCTCGATCCGCGACGACGGCCCGCTTCCGGACACGATCACCGACGCGGTCGAGGCGCAGAACGCGATCCGCGATCAGGCCCACGACGCCGACATCGTGTTGATGCTCGCGACGCTGCTCCACTCCGTCGCGGTCGGGAACTGCCTCCCGTCGACGACCAAGACCGTCTGCGTCGACATCAACCCCGCTACCGTCACCCAGCTGCTCGACCGCGGCTCGGCGCAGGCGGTCGGGATGGTCACCGACATCGGGACGTTCGTCCCCACGCTCGCGGAGTTCGTGCTGGAAGGGGAGGAGGCGGGAGCGAACGACGAGGCGGCGATCACCGAGGACTCAGACGCGTGA
- a CDS encoding methyl-accepting chemotaxis protein, with product MDRLGISESIERKVVTAVGIQFLVTVGIFLVPFLVSGTLSYVLSGALFLGAVLAIYNTLLIVRRDFVAPLRQLETGADAIASGEVDAVDAVGAKDASGIALAGSDQPDEIGSLVNSFAEVERYLGTVSAQAESLAAQEFDDPALDEDVPGAFGDSLDEMAANLEAYTTELESLVDAFGDAAGRARDGDLTATIDDGALATDEDRYVELVGNYNRLVTTLGGTVGEVASFTGDVADASGDVRASMDEVDDASEEVARSVQEISNGAAEQTEELESVSGEMSTLSATVEEIAASADDAAATARNAAERGQAGREEAAEAIEELEALEASIAETATAVEDLVDRVGEIDEIASVIDGIAEETNLLALNASIEAARAEGSGDGFAVVADEVKALAEETREEAAEISGRIDEVQAASAETAADVDEMESQVSDGVDTIESTLREFEEVVEDVTTVDETVQEISEATDDQARTTQEVVDMVDDIASVSRQTATEAETAAAAAEEQTATVSEVTRRVHALSDQSDELLATLDEFDVPESDEDYASPSGVKHPGAPAAGADDD from the coding sequence ATGGACCGCCTCGGGATCTCCGAATCGATAGAGCGCAAGGTCGTCACGGCCGTCGGGATTCAGTTTCTCGTCACGGTCGGGATCTTCCTCGTGCCGTTTCTGGTCTCCGGGACGCTCTCGTACGTCCTCTCCGGTGCCCTGTTTCTCGGCGCCGTCCTCGCGATCTACAACACGCTGCTCATCGTGCGGCGCGACTTTGTCGCCCCGCTCCGACAGCTGGAGACTGGCGCCGACGCGATCGCTTCGGGCGAGGTTGACGCAGTCGACGCGGTCGGTGCGAAAGACGCCTCCGGCATCGCGCTGGCCGGCAGCGACCAGCCCGACGAGATCGGGAGCCTCGTGAACTCGTTCGCCGAGGTCGAGCGCTACCTCGGGACCGTCTCCGCGCAGGCGGAGTCGCTGGCGGCACAGGAGTTCGACGACCCCGCGCTCGACGAGGATGTACCGGGCGCGTTCGGCGATTCGCTCGACGAGATGGCCGCGAACCTCGAAGCGTACACGACGGAGCTCGAGTCGCTCGTCGACGCCTTCGGCGACGCGGCGGGACGCGCGCGTGACGGCGACCTGACCGCGACGATCGACGACGGAGCGCTGGCGACCGACGAGGATCGGTACGTCGAGCTTGTCGGGAACTACAACCGGCTCGTGACCACGCTCGGCGGGACGGTCGGGGAGGTCGCGTCGTTCACCGGCGACGTCGCGGACGCGAGCGGTGACGTGCGCGCGAGCATGGACGAGGTCGACGACGCCAGCGAGGAGGTCGCACGCTCGGTCCAGGAGATAAGCAACGGCGCCGCCGAACAGACCGAGGAGTTGGAGTCGGTCTCCGGCGAGATGAGCACGCTCTCGGCGACCGTCGAGGAGATCGCGGCGTCGGCCGACGACGCGGCCGCGACGGCCCGAAACGCGGCGGAGCGAGGGCAAGCCGGCCGCGAGGAAGCGGCCGAGGCGATCGAGGAACTGGAGGCGCTCGAAGCCAGCATCGCCGAGACGGCGACGGCGGTCGAAGACCTCGTCGACCGGGTCGGCGAGATCGACGAGATTGCCTCCGTGATCGACGGGATCGCCGAGGAGACGAACCTGCTCGCGTTAAACGCCTCCATCGAAGCGGCACGGGCCGAGGGCTCCGGCGACGGGTTCGCGGTCGTCGCCGACGAGGTGAAGGCGCTCGCCGAGGAGACCCGCGAGGAGGCCGCCGAAATCTCCGGGCGCATCGACGAGGTGCAGGCGGCGTCCGCGGAGACCGCCGCCGACGTGGACGAGATGGAGTCGCAGGTGTCGGACGGCGTCGACACGATCGAGTCCACGCTCCGGGAGTTTGAGGAAGTCGTCGAGGACGTGACGACCGTCGACGAGACGGTTCAGGAGATAAGCGAGGCGACCGACGACCAGGCGCGGACGACGCAGGAGGTCGTCGACATGGTCGACGACATCGCCTCGGTCAGCCGGCAGACAGCGACGGAGGCGGAGACCGCTGCCGCCGCGGCCGAGGAACAGACCGCAACGGTGTCCGAGGTCACTCGCCGGGTCCACGCGCTCTCGGACCAGTCGGACGAGCTGCTCGCGACGCTCGACGAGTTCGACGTTCCCGAGAGCGATGAGGACTACGCGTCCCCGTCCGGGGTGAAACATCCCGGAGCACCGGCTGCGGGCGCGGACGACGACTGA
- a CDS encoding GNAT family N-acetyltransferase, whose product MTAALRPYDPETDADALYEMKTAFERGLGESTGGDEKAAAYEGKLTDDYRESWLAWVDRCVSDDERCVTVAVEEEEGNDPNLVGYVFVLPERLAMIWDAAVINELYVVPESRGTGVADELMGAAVALAGDQDLPLDRIVLDVDPANERAQRFYDRHGFEQWGEMVARSLDG is encoded by the coding sequence GTGACCGCCGCCCTCCGGCCGTACGATCCCGAAACCGACGCCGACGCGCTGTACGAGATGAAGACCGCCTTCGAGCGCGGGCTTGGCGAGTCGACCGGCGGGGACGAGAAGGCCGCCGCCTACGAGGGGAAGCTTACCGACGACTACCGCGAGTCGTGGCTCGCGTGGGTGGATCGGTGCGTCTCTGACGACGAGCGGTGCGTGACCGTCGCGGTCGAGGAGGAGGAGGGCAACGACCCGAACCTCGTCGGCTACGTCTTCGTGCTCCCCGAGCGCCTCGCGATGATCTGGGATGCAGCCGTGATCAACGAGCTCTACGTCGTGCCTGAGTCTCGCGGAACCGGCGTCGCCGACGAGCTGATGGGCGCCGCCGTCGCGCTCGCCGGCGATCAGGACCTCCCGCTCGACCGGATCGTGCTCGACGTCGACCCCGCGAACGAGCGGGCCCAGCGGTTCTACGACCGTCACGGCTTCGAGCAGTGGGGCGAGATGGTGGCGCGTTCGCTCGACGGCTGA
- a CDS encoding YgaP family membrane protein, which produces MQQNVGATDKRVRTALGAVFGIASIGTLSGAVSLPEIAAPVLGVASLLMLGTAATGVCGLYALLGVDTCPVSAVDSR; this is translated from the coding sequence GTGCAACAGAACGTCGGTGCGACGGACAAGCGCGTTAGAACCGCCCTCGGAGCGGTTTTCGGGATCGCCTCGATCGGGACCCTCAGCGGTGCTGTGTCGCTCCCCGAGATCGCCGCGCCCGTGCTCGGTGTCGCCTCCCTCCTCATGCTCGGCACCGCTGCGACCGGCGTCTGCGGGCTCTACGCGCTGCTCGGCGTCGACACGTGTCCGGTGTCGGCGGTCGATTCGCGGTAG
- a CDS encoding S9 family peptidase codes for MSDTDDADVLRELASLPTIASPRVSPDGETVALYYDVTGRNELHLLDPRDGNREQLSDGEVPRSVRAGFEWDPSGDRLFYHRDEDGDEQHDVWAMSLDGESEPIVEMDGQLRLHSVSEDGETLLLGSSRDGQMNLYRHDLQSDETTKLTDYERAVAAGELAPDGDRIAYATNETDAYENLDVYVADADGSNPRNLDIGDVGAEAAPIDWGPDGDRLLVSDNTEDLNRSGIVDLSGDVSGAADVTWFGGDEFEESPSHFLEAGDQFVASRTRGAVTVPVIYDVETGEARELDFPAGVANVTEGRLADDRLLAYRTTSSRRPELVAYDLASDATETVLDAEYGPFAPDDFVEPETVSFVSDGVPETPARAVDHAPYEEFEIEGLLFDSGRRPSPLIVNPHGGPRHRDSRQFSYRVQFLLARGYSVLQVNYRGSTGRGREFVEELYDDWGGAEQGDVATGVEHVLNEYDWLDEDRVAVYGGSYGGYSANWQMVQYPDLYAAGIAWVGVSDLFDMYENTMPHFRTELMVKNLGEPDENEALYRERSPVTHVENLDAPLLIVHGVNDPRVPVSQARILRDALDDAGFEEGVDYEYEELGEEGHGSGDIDQKIRSLELLDDFLDRRIGAERTAVASLDD; via the coding sequence ATGTCTGACACTGACGACGCCGACGTGCTCCGCGAACTCGCCTCTCTCCCGACGATCGCGAGCCCGCGGGTGTCCCCCGACGGCGAGACGGTAGCCCTCTACTACGACGTGACCGGCCGAAACGAGCTCCACCTCCTCGATCCGCGCGACGGGAACCGAGAGCAGCTGAGCGACGGCGAGGTCCCGCGCTCGGTCCGCGCCGGGTTCGAGTGGGATCCGTCGGGCGACCGGCTCTTTTACCATCGGGACGAGGACGGCGACGAACAACACGACGTGTGGGCGATGTCGCTTGACGGCGAGAGCGAGCCGATCGTCGAGATGGACGGCCAGCTCCGTCTCCACAGCGTGAGCGAGGACGGCGAGACGCTCCTGCTCGGCTCCAGTCGCGACGGGCAGATGAACCTCTATCGCCACGATCTGCAGAGCGACGAGACGACGAAACTCACCGACTACGAGCGCGCCGTCGCCGCCGGCGAACTGGCGCCCGACGGCGACCGGATCGCGTACGCGACCAACGAGACCGACGCCTACGAGAACCTCGACGTGTACGTCGCCGACGCCGACGGGTCGAACCCACGGAACCTCGATATCGGCGACGTGGGCGCGGAGGCGGCCCCGATCGACTGGGGGCCGGACGGCGACCGACTCCTCGTGAGCGACAACACCGAGGATCTGAATCGCAGCGGGATCGTCGACCTGAGTGGGGACGTCTCCGGCGCCGCCGACGTGACCTGGTTCGGCGGCGACGAGTTCGAGGAGTCGCCGAGCCACTTCCTGGAGGCCGGCGACCAATTCGTCGCGAGCCGGACGCGCGGGGCCGTGACGGTGCCCGTAATCTACGACGTCGAGACGGGTGAGGCGCGCGAGCTCGACTTCCCGGCCGGCGTCGCCAACGTGACTGAGGGTCGACTGGCCGACGACCGCCTGCTGGCGTACCGGACCACGTCGAGCCGGCGGCCGGAGCTGGTCGCGTACGACCTCGCGAGCGACGCGACGGAGACGGTTCTCGACGCCGAGTACGGCCCGTTCGCGCCCGACGACTTCGTCGAGCCCGAGACGGTCTCGTTCGTCTCCGACGGCGTTCCGGAGACCCCGGCGCGGGCAGTCGATCACGCCCCCTACGAGGAGTTCGAGATCGAGGGACTGCTGTTCGACTCCGGCCGCCGCCCCTCGCCGCTTATCGTGAATCCGCACGGCGGCCCACGACACCGCGACAGTCGGCAGTTCAGCTACCGGGTGCAGTTCCTGCTCGCGCGCGGCTACTCGGTGCTGCAAGTGAACTACCGCGGCTCCACCGGGCGCGGCCGCGAGTTCGTCGAGGAGTTGTACGACGACTGGGGCGGCGCCGAGCAGGGCGACGTGGCGACCGGCGTCGAGCACGTCCTCAACGAATACGATTGGCTCGACGAGGATCGCGTCGCCGTCTACGGCGGCTCCTACGGCGGCTACTCGGCAAACTGGCAGATGGTCCAGTACCCCGACCTGTACGCCGCTGGGATCGCGTGGGTCGGCGTGAGCGATCTGTTCGACATGTACGAGAACACGATGCCGCACTTCCGGACGGAGCTGATGGTGAAGAACCTCGGCGAGCCAGACGAGAACGAGGCGCTCTACCGCGAGCGCAGTCCCGTGACCCACGTCGAGAACCTCGACGCGCCCCTCCTGATCGTCCACGGCGTGAACGATCCGCGGGTGCCGGTCTCGCAGGCCAGAATTCTTCGGGACGCGCTCGACGACGCCGGCTTCGAGGAGGGCGTCGACTACGAGTACGAGGAGCTCGGCGAGGAGGGCCACGGTTCCGGCGACATCGACCAGAAGATCCGGTCGCTGGAACTGCTCGACGACTTCCTCGACCGCCGGATCGGCGCGGAGCGGACCGCGGTCGCCTCGCTGGACGACTAG